The genome window CTTCATATGGTAATGCAGTTGGTTATTAGGGATCCATTTGGAAAAGTCCAAGCTTTCGCCTTTTTTAAAACAGTTTAATGGAGGATTAGTATATACATAATCTAAAAGTTCTTCCAAACTAAAAGATGAATATCTTTCTAATACCAGGTGTAAAATCCCTTTTGTATAATCATCTAAATCAGTGAAATCATAAGAAGAGCCTGTCGCGTAGTAAACATATTTTTTCTCGCCATAAGGGGTACTAGTTTCTTCCTCTTTTATAAACTCTGGGTGTAATTGATGTGCAACATTTACTATATCCCAAGTAAAGGGCCCAAGTTGGTCATACTTATAGACTAAATCAGTAGTTTGTCGTAGATATTTCTTATAAAACTCTACGTCTGTTAGATAGACTAACTTGACCAATATAGTTCTAGTCAATTCTTTCGGATAGAACTTGCAAAGAAAATAAATTATATCCTTCAATTTTTTGTTCATAGACGCCCTTCCAAGCATTCCTCTAAAATCAATATAAAAGCATCTCGGTTTTTGTCAAGGAGAATATTAGACGGCTATTGCTATATTCGACAGAAATACGTAAAGAATTAGAAATATCTTAAATCTTATCCACCCTCGGCTCTAAAACCAGGGTAAGCTGTTCTGTAGTTCTCACATTCCACAAGGCTAAGGCTAAAGCCATCACTGCATCGCAGTTTTCTTTGGTGTCCCAGGTGAAATTTCTTAGCTCATCCTGCAAAGTCCATAAAGTTCCGTCCTCCTCTGGAAGCTCAATGTAAGGGTAGGCAATATTACCAAGGGCGTGTTCTTTTTGCAGGTTAGCGATTAGCTCGGATTTTGCCTTACCTCCCTTTTCTCCGAAATTGAACCCTTTGGCATTTATGTCTCTAAGCTCCTCTAAGATGACATCTCCTAATCCGGTCGAATCGATCAGAACTTCACCGCCGTATTCTTTTTTTCTTCTTCTGATCGCCTCAAGGGTTTCTTTCCAGTCTCTCTGGAATCTTTCGATGCAGACTAACTGATATGGTTTACTTGTGACGTCCAAAGTTATGCCAACCGTATAATTTCTTTTTCTTGCCAGGTCCCAGCCGGTGGAGTAGCGGTGCTCTTCTTTTGGCGCGGATAGTCCGGTGGAGTCTGAAGTTGCCTGGCTGATATATTTCTCCTCAATGACCTGATCAGGATCGTCAATGAAGTTCCCCATTATGTTCTGCTCGACTTTGGAAGGGGAGAGGCTGGTCAACTTCCTCTGAATATATTCTGAGGAGATATAAGGGTTATCTCTGGAATCTCCTGTCTGCACGTAGCCGAATTCAGGATGAGATTTTAGCTCCTGGCATTTGCGATAGAACCAGTTTTTCCCTTTGGGAGTGGAGGTGTAATCTATCATCCCGGCACGGTCAGCCAGGCGCATCATTATCACGCAGTTGACTACATATTCCGGATGCGGCTCAAAGGCGACCTCGTCGAAATTGCAGTAGTCATAATCGTGGCCTAAAAGGTATTCCCCCTTTCTCTGGGTGGACCGTGCCCAGAAAACCGCCGAGTTGGAG of Candidatus Zixiibacteriota bacterium contains these proteins:
- a CDS encoding Panacea domain-containing protein, with protein sequence MLGRASMNKKLKDIIYFLCKFYPKELTRTILVKLVYLTDVEFYKKYLRQTTDLVYKYDQLGPFTWDIVNVAHQLHPEFIKEEETSTPYGEKKYVYYATGSSYDFTDLDDYTKGILHLVLERYSSFSLEELLDYVYTNPPLNCFKKGESLDFSKWIPNNQLHYHMKIRVEKTQSDLVTSLKERYKGKLPQFTKDDLEDQEKNKLNKIIANYIPKLIDLDE